GCTATACATTAGATTGTCAAAACTTACTCCTCTTATAAATGTTAGTGTGTACCCCTCCGACATCTCCCCAGTTCCTTCAGGCCTTAGCTTCTGGCTTTCTACTTTCTGTATCTATgactttgatttatttcttttttaaggaataCTCGTGTAAGTGATACCATACAAGGTTCGTATTGTGCTGTGTGGCTGATTTGACTCTgcataatgttttccaggttcGTCTGTGGGAAGTGGCAGTgttgccttcttttttatggctgaatattcctgcacgtgtacatgtgtgtactaattgttctttgtctctttatttattcatttaaatacaatttatttttttattttgtttttttacatagACTCCATAgccagtgtgaggcttgaactcaccaccctgagatcaggcgtTGGCTGCTCTACCAACTTAGCCAGTCAGGCGTCCCTGCTTTGTCACTTGAAACGCTCATACGCACTAGTGATGTTTCTATATATTTGCTGTGTGAATAATACTGCACTGGATGTTCATGTTTAGATACTTTGTGGAGatactgattttgtttccttgggATGCATCCCTAGAAATGGCAGTGGTGGACtatatggtagttgtattttcaatttttggtaggtttcattaatattttccataCTGAATCCCCTACTTATATTCCCAGCAGCagtattcaaatattatttttttctgcacatCCTGACCAACgtgttacctcttgtctttttggtaagaACCATTTTAATAGGTACAAGGTGATATCTTGTggttttggattatttgttttgttttatttttaagatttttaaaaatttatttgagaaagagaaaccatgaaggggagggagagggagaagcagagtcccagctgagcagggagcctgacatgggactcgatcccaggaccctgagatcatgacctgagccgaacacagttgcttaaccgactgagccatccctgtggttttggttttcatcTCCCGGAGGATTCGTGATTGTGAGCACGTGTTAGTCACTTGTACATCCTTTTCACTGTCTTGCGTGTTTCATTGGCTCTTGCTACTTTTCAGTTTCGTATGGTGGTGcttgttagtttttgcttttgttgtgtATGCTTTAGATGTCCTATTCAAAAACTCATTGGCAGGAATAAGATTAAGGAGTCTTTTCCCTGtgttttttctaggagttttagggTTAAAGGTCATATGTTTAAGTATTTACTCAATTTCAACTTCATTTCCATGTGTACTATAGGATGGAGatcaagtttcattgtttttttcatttggacATTTAGATTTCACAgcagtattttattattaattattttttaaagatttatttatttattttagagcaagcgggcagggctgagggagagggagaatgaatccaaagcagacgccacactgagcgtggagtccagtGCCAGATCCATCTCAAAACTGTTAgttcatggcctgagctgaaaccaagagtcaggcactcaacagtctgagccaccctggtgcccttcACAAcagtatttaaacatttatttatatattttaggagagacagagacagtggcggagaggggcaaagggagagggagatagacagtcccaagcaggctctaaGCTGAAAGATGTGGGGATttctctcatgaccctgagatcatgaccttagctgaaaccaggagtcgaaGCTTAACCAAATATGACCCTTGGGCTCCCCTAGATTTCACAACATTATTAAAGAGATTATTCTTCCCAGGTATAGATTTTTGGCATaattgtcaaagatcagttgactatatataTGTACGTTTACTTCTggaatttttattctgttcccttgGACTGTTTTTAAGCCAGTGCCCTTTTATTTTGaatactatagctttgtaacCTAGTTTGAAACCAGAAATATGCTGCCTTCAGCTTTGACCTTCTTTCTGAAGATGGCTTACGCTTTACGCTTTGGTTGACTTGGTGGCAGTGGTGCCAGTGTCCCCTGTGAAGCGAGCAGCTGGAGTCCCTGCCGAGCATGGACTGCAGTAGCACATGCCCTGTGGCTGATATATTCTCAGCCATTACTTCTTACCCGCCCCACATGTCTCTGCTAACAGTCTGCAGCCGTCTTTTCTCTGTGCTTGTGCCCTATTTAGGCTCCACTGTGTCCTACTCAGTCTTAATGGCACTGTTGAGCTCTCTGAGGTAATGCTCTTCATAGACAGCAGTTAAATTGAGTTTTTGGGGGGGGAAGGATGGTATCTCCTCTTCTACCATCCTGCTGACAGCAGTTACATACCATGTTTTTCTGTGTCTCAAGTGTCCTGATAGCTCTGGGacagtttgtttttccttcagtaTTTCTGTCCTCCTGGTATCTTGTAGTTGCTCAGGAAGGCTTACAATGAGGGGTCCTTTGTGTATCATGGCATGGACATGCTCCAGGTGTGCTcacatgggccctgtttctggcGAATAAAAGCTGGGGAAGGTGTGATATCAGACCTATGTTGAGGTCATACCAGGTACCTTTTGTTTGTTCTCCTGGAGCTTGGTGTGATTGCTGATGGCCACACCAcatctctgtctttccttcttcacTGTTGACAATTTGTGGATTCTGGTTTCTACTCCATTGGTAATTCCGTGACCTTGAATATAGACGTAATCACTGCTTCTCGGGCCTCCGTATCTCATCTCTTACTCTCACTGCTCTTTCTGTGTACTCCAGCATTCACCCCCAAACGTTTTACCATGAGATATTCACAtgttcgttcgttctttctttctctttcttttctttcttttttttcttttctttctttcctaaaagattttatgtatttatttaagagagagggaacGAGCAAGGGAATTGGCAGGGAGAGATtaggagaaccaggctcccctctgaacagggaCCCTGATGggaggcatgatcccaggacctcaggatcatacctgagctgaaggcagatgcttaaacgactgacccacccatgTGCGCCATTCACATGTCCTTAAGCTTGACATTGAACAGCAACAAATTTATTGTGATTGCATTTTCCTGCAGCCTTTTACTTAGGCAAATATCACCAGCAGAACTGGTCCTACACTAACTTGTGAGAAGAGAAGTAAGGTTTAGACCCTGGCTCTCTTCCTTGTGTCATACCCTAGGTTTTTGTCCTTGTAGTGTGCTCAAAACCATACCTTGACTTTTGGGGCCCAGTTACGCACAGCAGCCACTCCTTCAGTTGAATTCCATCTCCTTTGTGTGGAAAAGCACGCTGTACACTCCTGCCTAGATGAATCGGGTGCATGCGTGTGATGGGCTCAGCCCCTTGCGATAGTCAACACGAATTTCACCAGCGTTTCTTTGCCTTCAGGTTGCTGCTGtggagcagagggtgaggaggCACCCTTTGCACAGAGCACTTCTGTAGGCGCGTCACAGGCCGGGACGCCCACGGCAGCTGTGTCTTCCCGGAAGACCCACCCCTGTGAGATGTGTGGTCCAGTCTTGAGAGACATTTTCCACTTGGCTGAGCACCGGGGAAAAGGAAACAGCCAGAAACTGTTGAGGTGTGGGGCATGTGGGAAACGATTTTATTGCAGTGCAAAGTCTCAGCCGCAGCAGGAACAGCACCTGGGAGCAAAACCCTGCAGAAACCGTGTGGACAGGGCCTCTGTGGTGAAGAGTTGGGGATTCCATGGTTCAGGAAATCCCTTTAACTGTGGAGAAGTTCAGAAGGACTTCCTCTCTGGCTCGAGGCATCTGCACCAAGAGGCCACTCACCCTAGGGAGAAGACAGACACGATCACCCAGTGCAGGACAACTTTACAAAGCAGGAAAAGTCATCATCCTTGGGGAGAATGTAAGAAAGCCTTTGGTCCCAAACACACAGATACTCAGGACCAGGGTgtccactttggaagacagtcctttgtgtgcagtgaatgtgggaaaacaTTCAGGTACAAATCCTTATTTGCTATACACCAGAGATACCATACTGGAGAAAGACATTATGAGTTTGGCAAATACAGAAAAGCACTTTGGCAAAGGTCAGCCCGCAGTCAACATGCAAGGGCTCAGAGTGGATCCAGGCAGTACAAGTGCAGCAAATGTGGGAAATCCCTAGGCCACAAATCTGTCCTCATTCACCCCCAGAGATGGCACAATGGACTTAAGAGTTATGTTTGCAGTGGATGTGCAAAATCTGTTAGCTGTAGCTCAGTGTTGATTACCCATCGGGTTCAACCTGGGGAAAGGTTTTATAAGTGTCGTGGCTGTGCAAAATCTTTTCCCTCTATGTCTGCCCTCTGTTATCATCAGAGATCTCACACATTCTTAAGACCATATGAGTGCAGTGATTGCGGGAAATCTTTTACCACTAGTTCTGTCCTCCATGCTCACCAgagagttcacactggagaaaggccttatgagtgcagtgaatgtggCAAGTCCTTTGTCCGAAGGTATAGCCTCAAAGTACACATAAAGGTTCACTCAGGTGAAAGGCCTTATAAGTGTAATGAATGTGAGAAATCTTTTAAGTGGAAGTCAACATTGATTAAACACCAGAAAATTCATACAggagaaaggccttatgagtgCGGTGAATGTGGGAAAACTTTTATCTATAGGACTCACCTCCGTTATCATCACAGAATTCACAGTGGAGAAAGGCCTTACGAATGCAGTGAATGTGGCAAGTCCTTTGTCCGAAGAAACATCCTCAAAGTACACATAAAGGTTCACTCAGGTGAAAAGCCTTATAAGTGTAATGTATGTGGGAAATCTTTGAAGTGTAAGTCAACATTGATTAAACACCagagaattcacacaggagaaaggccttatgagtgcagtgaatgtgggaaaacaTTTGCCACTAGCTCTGTCCTTCATTCTCACCAgagagttcacactggagaaaggccttatgagtgcagtgaatgtgggaaatcttttacCACTAGGTCTGTCCTCCGTGATCATCAGAGAGTTCACACAGGAGAAAGGCCTTAcgagtgcagtgaatgtgggaaatcttttacCGCTAATTCGGCCCTCCATTATCACCACAGAGTTCACAGTGGAGAGAGACCTTATGAATGCAGTGAATGTGGCAAGTCCTTTGTCCGAAGAAATAGCCTGAGTGTGCACCTGAAGGTTCACTCAGGTGAAAAGCCTTATAAGTGTAATGAGTGTGGGAAATCATTGAAGTGTAAGTCAACATTCGTTGAACACCagagaattcacacaggagaCCGGCCTCATGAGTGCCGTGATTGTGGGAAATCTTTTACTTCTAGATCTGCCCTCCGTTCTCACCAgagagttcacactggagaaCGGCCTTATGAGTGCAGTGACTGTGGGAAATCTTTTACCACTACTTCTCACCTTCGTTCTCACAAAAGGGTTCACAATACTGAAAGGCCCTATGAATGCAGTGAATGTGGCAAGTCCTTTTCCCGAAGAAATAGTCTCAATGTACACATCAAGGTTCACTCAGGTGAAAGGCCTTACAAATGTAATGTATGTGGGAAATCTTTGAATTATAAGTCGACGTTCATtcaacatcagagaattcacacaggagaAAAGCCTTATctgtgcagtgaatgtgggaaatcttttagTTATAGCCGCGCCCTCCGGTATCATCGTCAGAGTCACCTTGCAGTAAGTCCTTATGACTGTAGTGATTGTGGGAAATCTTTTACTTGTAGTTCTTATCTCCGTGATCACCAgagagttcacactggagaaCGGCCCTAtaagtgcagtgaatgtgggaagtcTTTCACTTCTCGTTCCCTCCTCCGTTCTCATCAGAGAGTTCACACTGGAAAAAGGCCTTatgagtgcagtgaatgtggCAAGTCCTTCTTCCAAAGAAATACCCTGAATGTACACATAAAGGTTCACTCAGGTGAAAAGCcttataaatgtaatgaatgtgggaaattGTTGAAGTACAAATCGACATTCGTTCAACACCagagaattcacacaggagaaaggccttatgcttgcagtgaatgtgggaagtcTTTTTTCAGTTACGGTGCTCTCAGTTATCATCACAGAGTTCACATTGGGGAAAAACCTTAGGAGTACTGGAGATGTCGAAAATCTTTCAGCTAAATTTCTAATCTCATTCAGCGTTAGAAAGTACACAGTATATAAAGTCTTCATGGGTGATAACATGAACTAAATGGTTCTGTTCACTAATGTTGATAGGTTGACTCCCTGTCCTCTAACGCAATAGGAGTAGCAGGTGGTGTCTCTGGGAGGTAACTGATATTAGAATGGGTCGTGTGTGTGGATTCCTAATGACTGGTTTCAAAGTCTTAGAAGTATTCTGAGACAGCTTGCTTCCCCTATCAATCATGTGAGGACCCTTTGAGAAGATCTATAAATCAGGAAGCTGGTCATCACCAGACACAAAACCAGAGCATATGGGGAATCTTGAGGGAGATATCCTGCCTCCAGAAgtgagaaatttctgttgcttacaagccacccagtttattatattttgttagagcagcctgagctaagacacgTGAAGAATGTGGGTAATGTTTTGGGCAAAGATACCGTTTCATAAAAATCAGAATTCACCTTGGACCATGACCACATTGAGGGAGGTGAGGGACACCTTTAGCCAGACATCTGTCTTCATTCCACACTTAAGAGTTCACactgcagggggcgcctgggtggcacagtggttaagcgtctgccttcggctcagggcttgatcccagcgtgctgggatcgactcccacatcaggcttctccgctaggagcctgcttctccctctcccactccccctgcttgtgttccctctctcgctggctgtctctgtcaaataaataaaatctttaaaaaaaaaaaaaaagttcacactGCAGAACGACTTTAAATGGCAGAGAAGATGATCCATCCTTCCTTAGTGTAATTATGCTGAGAAGAACCTTCTGAGGCAGCCACCTTCCTGAATTGAGCTTTGTTCACCTTCATGTCCACAGTGGAGTGACTTGTCATAAGTTCCAGCTATTTGGGGAAAGTTCAGAAGTTGTATTGTGTGTTCTGATGTGTCAAAGTAATTGCTGGAAGTCACTGCCAGATTCTGTGACAGAAGTCATTTCACCTCTGGCACCTGGATGGTCCCAATAATGAATATCTGTCACACCCAGCTTAATGATGCTGACCACTTTGCTTTGTCCTTTGCTGGTGGAAATTATGGGTACTGCTCATATCTCATTGCCTTCTCAGTTAGTACATGGATGTGACCCCGTATTGACCCTTGTACCTCTTGATGGTGTTTTGCAGAGAATGACTAAATCTTTTGGGGACATTGTTGGTCTCCTGTGGATTGTGATAAATCTTTGCAGCTTGTGAGTCAGCAACACAGGAATTGGGTGCTATGTGTTGGCTCTGGTTTATGCATTGCTAAATGCCTTTTTTGTTCAATTACCATTAGTCTTAGGTGTTAAATTCACTCTAAGGAGTTGCTTGAAATTAGAATTGGGCTCAGCCAGACTTAGGAGTGAACAGATCTCATTGCAATCCAAACTTACTGTGTTTTGGAGAGGATAAttgcaaataaataatacataggTCAGTTCTAGTCTCCAGCTTGGGCCTTAATTTGTATTAAAACTCAAGACCTTTCTTATGGGCTGAACTCTGTGCCCAACATTCGTATGTTAAAGTTGTAACCGCCGGTACCTCACAGTGTGACTGTAGTTAGACATAGCATCCTTAAAGAGATCATGAAGGTGAAGTGGGTTATTAGGATGGGCTGTTATGCAGTATGGCTGGCTTCGTGATAAGAAGAGAGGAAGATACCGGCACACACAgatgaccatgtgaagacagggaATCCCCATCtctaagccaaggagagaggtctgagAAGAAACTAACCCTGCTGACACGTTATGTCCAATTTCTAGAGTCCAGATTTGTGGGAAAATAAATACCTCTTGTCTGATCATCCAATGTGTACTTATATCAGTTCTAACTAATTCAGCTTCCTACGATCCATATCTGGCTTTTGTGGTCTGGATGCCAACAAGTTTTGTGTGCTGAGAGGTCACCCTGAAGAGGGAGCAGTTGAGACCATCTCCAGTGCTTGTGGAAACAACAACAATATTTTGCTTGTCCACAGCTGATAGCACAGGATGCCAGGCACTGTTAGTGGAATCTCTACCTCAGGTCCTTCAAAGGAGCCATGTGACCTGATGTGCAGTATTCACTTGTAACACCACAGGGGTGGGGAACTGTAATTGGTAATCTAGGAGATTGGGTAATTAGGGAGTAGAGGAGACATCGGCCACCTATGTGGTGTGTATCCACAGATGTTGTAGTGACTGGGAAGTATCAATGTGCACAGAAATTCTGCACTTTTAGACACACATTGTTAAAATAATCCAAAAGTCACTAATTCTTCTATCCTCTGTGGTGCTTACATGTCAAGGCCACTGTGGTAAAGGCAGGAAAAAGATAAAGACATGGGAGAATTGATCGTCCAGGGATGTAGCTTTAGTGACCCCGCCCGGCCAGCATTCTTGTTGATGTCCTAAAGGACTATGGCAGACGCCTGTTCTGAAAAACCATCCGCCCAGGTTGTCTCCCAGGTACTGCCCAGGTCTAGGGCGAAAAATGCAGATCTTTCTGGAGGTGACGGTGCAGAGTCCTACTCCTATTCACGGTTGCTCAAGATCTGTTCTGTCCCAAAGTCCTTGAATAAACCATTTCTCCTCAAGGTGGACTTCTCAGCCTTTTTCTTCGGTCTGAAGGCTTGGAGTTTGTGCATGTATGTCCCTTTCATTCTGTGGTactgtttccttctctggatGTATACCAATCTCTTCATCTGTTTGGAGCACGTGATTAtttcctgtgtttccttttcaCAAACGATTCCCTCtatatattttcattgtaattCCTTATGAGGATAGaggtttcatttctcttctgctaAAAATCAAAGCACCATGGTAGGCGCAGGTAGGTGAGTGTTAACACTGTCATGTATCAAGGGCCAAAATGGGGTCTGAAGTGTTCACTACTGCATTCCCTCCGGTTACGTATGAGAGTTCCAGTGTTTTCATCCCTTCTAGTACTTGAGAGGATCAGTGTCCCATGTCAGCCCTTTTAGTACATGTGTAGTGCTATGTCGTAATCGCATTTCCTACGGCTTTCTGCCTTCCAGCATTGTTTAATGTGTTATCTTTatcacctgtatgtcttctttggtacAATTTCTGTTTACATCATTTGCTTATATTCTTTCATATGAGTTATGACTACTTCcctttttagttaaaaataagcCATGTACACAACAAgataaatgtttgaatttttctcTGTGGTGTCATGGTAGtactgaaagcctgcttcttcattAAGTACCTCAGATTTTTGTCGCTTACCCACTGTCATGGAGCAAAACACCCTACATGTTTAAGTCTAGGGTACATTCATTCCACTgtcataattttcttaatttcaggccttcagaaaaacaaaagtccatCCCCACTTTGTAGAGTTTGCCAATTTCCAGGGTGTAAATTCTCCCATTGTGAGAGCAGGTTATTTTCAGAAAAGGTTCTGACTAATTGTATTGGGTGTTTGGTGGAAAACCACTCACTGTGGGGGCTGTGTGCTGGCTGGAGTTCTTCAGGAGCCTCATAGGCAAGAGACCTTAATCCTGacaggccagaggggagggaCCTCCCTGAACATCCTGACTGGTGACTGAAAATCTGGCTGGTCTCACGTTAGAAGTGACAAAGGTTGTCAGGTACACCCACTCAGCTCAGAGTCGCTTCCTCCTATCCCACCCAGTACATTGGAAGAAATTCTCACTGTGGAACGCCAGCCTCCGAAGtgatttaatttcttctctttctgtaaatTGACTGCTAGTCCCCAAAAGGTTGACACTCCCTACATCTCACCACTGCTCTGGGATGTGTTTCCAGACAGCTGTCTCAGGTAAGTCTGCTGtgcccagggagggggtgggggtgctgggccaCTTCCGGCCTCCTGCTGGCAGGGAAGGACTGGGAGCCAGGTGGGGCGGGGCCTCCCCCAGAAAAGAAGGGGATTCACTCCTGGGTGGGGCCTCACCCAGAAGATCAAGGGTCAATCCAGGCCTCCCTCTCTACCCGAAGAAGGGCCTCTACTAGAAGGAAGAGGGTCCCTAGGTCAGGTGTGTGGCAACCTGTGcaggcctcacacacacacacacacacacacacacacacacacacacatggcgGGATCATGGTCTCATCTACAAGGACATGTCAGGAAGGGGCCTGCAAGGGGGGCTGGTGCAGGGTGGTAGGTTAGGGTCAGAGACAGAGGAGACACCTGGAAGTTGCTGGAAGGACCCTCTGGGTTGAGTACCTGTACTTCACTGGAGATGAAGTTCCCACCATCAGTCCTGAAGGCAGTTCCATGCCCAGAACTCTGACCATTATTTCCCCTCAGGGACACAGCACAGTCCAGAGGTGAGTCCTCCATTCCTCCCACCAGCACCATCTTTACCGCTCTGGCGCAGATGGGTGTAAAAGTCTGGACTAAACTCAGCGGATCAGGTTGTCCACAGTTACCGTGGGGGGGGGAGACCTCAGTTTCAGGTTTTTCAACAAATTATgactttggggcatctgggtggctctcaCCCCTTAGGCTCTGGTCTCAATCTTGGtgtcctggaatcgagctccgctttgggctccctgctctttggaagtcgtcttctccctctcccgctggccctccccccacttgtgctcgctctctctctctcaaataaataaataaaatattttttaaaacacccaaaaaacaaattatgaCTTTGTTGTATTGTTGGAACACAGGGGTGCAAGAGCACCTTGCCTGGGGGTTCCAAACAGACTTGGTTTGGCCACTCCCCGGTGACAAAATccgaagacagagaaaagagtgGTGGTAACAAGACAGGAAtctcagggagcccaacacagagaaGACAGTGGCCTAAGCTCCCAAAGATTGTCTCCAAGGTGCTGAGAACACTTCCGGGTTTATAGAAGGAAAACCTGGGGCCAAGGTAGGCGGCTACATGCAAATAGGCAGTGAAAGTGAAACAGATCATTGTCCAGGAGTCAATCATGGTTGGGgacttgctggctcagggcaatTCTTAGTGCTTGAGGGGGTAGTTTTTGGTTCCCATCAGGGGATGCCTTGCCAGCAGGGTCTTCCATTTGAGTCAAGAGACAAGCTGGAAAGAAGGAGCCACCTGGAAAGTTTGAGCTCAAAATGGGACAGCTGAGGTCCTTCAGTACTAAGAAAAGTAGTAGGTATGGGTGAAGCCAAGTCAGGCCCTTGGGTGACCTAGTAATGTTAAATAAGCACCCTCAGCATGATTGATTAACTTTTCTGTTTATAGACCATGCATTCTCTCCTAGAAAGAGCTGAGGACTTCTGAATCCCACAAACCAAAACAGACCCTCTTGTACAACCCCCAGGTTCTAAGGAACCAGAACCCCTTGCACAACCTCCCAACACCGTGAATACATCTATAGCTAGCACCATTGAGTCTGCGTGTAGTCAAGAAGTGTTAAGGACTGCTATTATCTCTTTACTGGTTAGCTGCCctaaactcttttaaaaaccgctgggtgaggggcgcctgggtagctcagtcggttaagcttctgcctttggctcaggtcatgatcccagcatcctggaatagagccccatatcgggctccctgctcagtggagatcctgctgctcgctctccctctgctatctctgcttgtgctcacttgcactctctctgctaaataaataaataaataacctaaaaaaaaaaaaaaaaagccttgggtGAGGCAGAAACCTTGGAGTTGGCCTTTGTGTGAGAGTCCACCTTCTTCCCAGGTGGCCAGCCTTCCAAATAAAGctcattttcctttccaatcaaTGCTTCTCTGTTGAGTACTGACTTTTGGAGTGCTGGGCAGCCGAAATTGGGATTTCGTAACATAGGAACATATTTGAACACAGGCACAGACACAGAGCAAACCATCCATATGCCAAAGGATTTCTAAAAGGATATGGGGCATCCAAGTCGttctgttggttaagtgtgtgcttttggctcaggtcatgatctcagggtcctgggatcaagccccacatctggctccctgctcgtcgggagtctgcttctccctctgccccaccccccactcgtgctctgtttcaaata
This genomic window from Ursus arctos isolate Adak ecotype North America unplaced genomic scaffold, UrsArc2.0 scaffold_19, whole genome shotgun sequence contains:
- the LOC113249894 gene encoding zinc finger protein 418-like isoform X2 is translated as MVRTRGEALSSLHTVESGCPFPSGPAAGPPSPMAAAAPRDPAQCGVTFEDVAVYFSWKEWKFLDEAQRRLYHHVMLENFTLISSLGCCCGAEGEEAPFAQSTSVGASQAGTPTAAVSSRKTHPCEMCGPVLRDIFHLAEHRGKGNSQKLLRCGACGKRFYCSAKSQPQQEQHLGAKPCRNRVDRASVVKSWGFHGSGNPFNCGEVQKDFLSGSRHLHQEATHPREKTDTITQCRTTLQSRKSHHPWGECKKAFGPKHTDTQDQGVHFGRQSFVCSECGKTFRYKSLFAIHQRYHTGERHYEFGKYRKALWQRSARSQHARAQSGSRQYKCSKCGKSLGHKSVLIHPQRWHNGLKSYVCSGCAKSVSCSSVLITHRVQPGERFYKCRGCAKSFPSMSALCYHQRSHTFLRPYECSDCGKSFTTSSVLHAHQRVHTGERPYECSECGKSFVRRYSLKVHIKVHSGERPYKCNECEKSFKWKSTLIKHQKIHTGERPYECGECGKTFIYRTHLRYHHRIHSGERPYECSECGKSFVRRNILKVHIKVHSGEKPYKCNVCGKSLKCKSTLIKHQRIHTGERPYECSECGKTFATSSVLHSHQRVHTGERPYECSECGKSFTTRSVLRDHQRVHTGERPYECSECGKSFTANSALHYHHRVHSGERPYECSECGKSFVRRNSLSVHLKVHSGEKPYKCNECGKSLKCKSTFVEHQRIHTGDRPHECRDCGKSFTSRSALRSHQRVHTGERPYECSDCGKSFTTTSHLRSHKRVHNTERPYECSECGKSFSRRNSLNVHIKVHSGERPYKCNVCGKSLNYKSTFIQHQRIHTGEKPYLCSECGKSFSYSRALRYHRQSHLAVSPYDCSDCGKSFTCSSYLRDHQRVHTGERPYKCSECGKSFTSRSLLRSHQRVHTGKRPYECSECGKSFFQRNTLNVHIKVHSGEKPYKCNECGKLLKYKSTFVQHQRIHTGERPYACSECGKSFFSYGALSYHHRVHIGEKP
- the LOC113249894 gene encoding zinc finger protein 256-like isoform X1; translated protein: MVRTRGEALSSLHTVESGCPFPSGPAAGPPSPMAAAAPRDPAQCGVTFEDVAVYFSWKEWKFLDEAQRRLYHHVMLENFTLISSLGSSVGSGSVAFFFMAEYSCTCTCCCCGAEGEEAPFAQSTSVGASQAGTPTAAVSSRKTHPCEMCGPVLRDIFHLAEHRGKGNSQKLLRCGACGKRFYCSAKSQPQQEQHLGAKPCRNRVDRASVVKSWGFHGSGNPFNCGEVQKDFLSGSRHLHQEATHPREKTDTITQCRTTLQSRKSHHPWGECKKAFGPKHTDTQDQGVHFGRQSFVCSECGKTFRYKSLFAIHQRYHTGERHYEFGKYRKALWQRSARSQHARAQSGSRQYKCSKCGKSLGHKSVLIHPQRWHNGLKSYVCSGCAKSVSCSSVLITHRVQPGERFYKCRGCAKSFPSMSALCYHQRSHTFLRPYECSDCGKSFTTSSVLHAHQRVHTGERPYECSECGKSFVRRYSLKVHIKVHSGERPYKCNECEKSFKWKSTLIKHQKIHTGERPYECGECGKTFIYRTHLRYHHRIHSGERPYECSECGKSFVRRNILKVHIKVHSGEKPYKCNVCGKSLKCKSTLIKHQRIHTGERPYECSECGKTFATSSVLHSHQRVHTGERPYECSECGKSFTTRSVLRDHQRVHTGERPYECSECGKSFTANSALHYHHRVHSGERPYECSECGKSFVRRNSLSVHLKVHSGEKPYKCNECGKSLKCKSTFVEHQRIHTGDRPHECRDCGKSFTSRSALRSHQRVHTGERPYECSDCGKSFTTTSHLRSHKRVHNTERPYECSECGKSFSRRNSLNVHIKVHSGERPYKCNVCGKSLNYKSTFIQHQRIHTGEKPYLCSECGKSFSYSRALRYHRQSHLAVSPYDCSDCGKSFTCSSYLRDHQRVHTGERPYKCSECGKSFTSRSLLRSHQRVHTGKRPYECSECGKSFFQRNTLNVHIKVHSGEKPYKCNECGKLLKYKSTFVQHQRIHTGERPYACSECGKSFFSYGALSYHHRVHIGEKP